A window from Bordetella petrii encodes these proteins:
- a CDS encoding DUF4390 domain-containing protein has product MSMISRLCSALLLAFLLLPLGAGGQARADEPRFTRIEPVIRDGKLEIDAEVDLQLNDQLRDAAERGLPLYFTADLVISRSRWWWFDDTVVDTTLTWRVIYNALTRQWRAGAGELSLPVASLDQAMDIVRHIRGWQLIDVSELDYGVSYSGQLRLRLDTSQLARPFQVNALNSSSWSLATPWTDFSFSLAEPQDPS; this is encoded by the coding sequence ATGTCGATGATTTCTCGCCTATGTAGTGCGCTATTGCTGGCATTTCTGCTGCTTCCCCTGGGGGCGGGCGGGCAGGCGCGCGCCGACGAACCGCGCTTCACGCGCATCGAGCCCGTCATCCGCGACGGCAAGCTGGAAATCGACGCCGAAGTCGATTTGCAGCTCAACGACCAGCTGCGCGACGCGGCCGAGCGCGGGCTGCCGCTGTATTTCACGGCCGATCTCGTCATCAGCCGGTCGCGCTGGTGGTGGTTCGACGACACCGTGGTGGACACCACCCTGACCTGGCGCGTGATCTACAACGCCCTGACCCGCCAGTGGCGGGCCGGCGCCGGCGAACTCAGCCTGCCGGTGGCCTCGCTGGACCAGGCCATGGACATCGTGCGCCACATCCGCGGCTGGCAGCTGATCGATGTTTCCGAGCTGGACTACGGCGTGTCTTATAGCGGCCAGCTGCGCCTGCGGCTCGATACCTCGCAGCTGGCGCGGCCGTTCCAGGTCAATGCGCTCAACAGCAGTTCGTGGTCGCTGGCCACGCCCTGGACCGACTTCTCGTTCTCGCTGGCCGAGCCCCAGGACCCGTCATGA
- a CDS encoding pyridoxamine 5'-phosphate oxidase family protein, with protein MQPLPWHAGELALQSQAGALAKMDDVGRRYVRDYMPDQHREFFAQLPFVAIGAVAPDGAVWATLRAGRPGFLACPDPRRMTVAMAREAADPADAGLEDGSAIGLLGIDLATRRRNRMNGVLRHAKGQIAHIDVEHSFGNCPRYIQQRSVAFTRDPAVQTDIPPQVLDALDERARALIASADTFFVASYADLPGAGRQVDVSHRGGRPGFVRLDSDGGMTIPDFAGNLFFNTLGNFMANPRAGVTFADFDSGELLQMSGRAEVIVDSPDIAAFQGAERLWRFFPDAIVRRARALPLRWARDDAGASPSSLLTGNWDEAAGRRRAATLADRWRPFRVARIVDESSAVRSFHLEPADGAGRIAHRAGQFLPIRLAIPGRAKPVVRTYTLSVAPSDPGYRISVKRDGAASQHLHGHVKVGDIVQARAPAGAFTLEPAAGRPAVLLAAGIGVTPMLAMLRHIVYEGRRKQRVRPTWLFHAARTLHERAFSEEIASLQAQGGGAIRVVRLLSNPAGAQAGGDYDEAGRIDIDVLRRHLPLDDYDFYLCGPAPFMQSLYDALRALNIPDGRIHAEAFGRSSLVRQDQPGAQPQAPSPQPAAEPAPVFFRRSARQAQWNPGDGSLLELAEQHGLSPEFGCRNGSCGTCRTRIVQGAVAYPRRPECTVPEGHALICCAAPAADGPPLQLDL; from the coding sequence ATGCAGCCCCTGCCCTGGCACGCCGGCGAACTCGCCCTGCAATCGCAGGCGGGGGCGCTGGCCAAGATGGATGACGTCGGCCGCCGCTACGTGCGCGACTATATGCCCGACCAGCATCGTGAATTTTTCGCGCAGCTGCCCTTCGTGGCAATCGGCGCCGTGGCGCCGGATGGCGCCGTGTGGGCCACGCTGCGCGCAGGCCGCCCCGGCTTCCTGGCCTGCCCCGATCCGCGTCGCATGACTGTGGCCATGGCCCGCGAAGCCGCCGACCCGGCCGATGCCGGCCTGGAAGACGGCAGCGCCATCGGGCTGCTGGGCATCGACCTGGCCACGCGCCGGCGCAACCGCATGAACGGCGTGCTGCGCCACGCCAAGGGGCAGATCGCCCACATCGATGTGGAACACAGCTTCGGCAATTGCCCGCGCTATATCCAGCAGCGCAGCGTCGCCTTCACGCGCGATCCCGCCGTGCAGACAGACATCCCGCCACAGGTGCTGGATGCCCTGGATGAGCGCGCCCGGGCGCTGATCGCCAGTGCCGACACGTTCTTCGTGGCCTCGTATGCCGACCTTCCCGGCGCGGGCCGCCAGGTCGATGTCTCGCACCGCGGCGGCAGGCCGGGATTCGTGCGCCTGGACAGCGACGGCGGCATGACCATTCCCGATTTCGCGGGCAACCTGTTCTTCAACACGCTGGGCAACTTCATGGCCAACCCCAGGGCCGGCGTGACCTTTGCCGATTTCGACAGCGGCGAGCTGCTGCAGATGAGCGGCCGCGCCGAAGTCATTGTGGATTCTCCCGACATCGCCGCGTTCCAGGGCGCGGAACGGCTCTGGCGCTTCTTTCCCGACGCCATTGTGCGCCGCGCGCGGGCCCTGCCGCTGCGCTGGGCGCGCGACGATGCGGGCGCCTCGCCCAGCTCGCTGCTGACCGGGAACTGGGACGAGGCCGCCGGCCGCCGGCGCGCCGCCACCCTGGCCGACCGCTGGCGCCCGTTCCGCGTGGCGCGCATTGTCGACGAAAGCAGCGCCGTGCGGTCGTTCCACCTGGAACCGGCCGACGGCGCCGGGCGCATCGCGCACCGCGCCGGCCAGTTCCTGCCCATCCGCCTGGCGATACCCGGCCGCGCAAAGCCCGTGGTGCGCACCTACACCCTGTCGGTGGCGCCGTCCGACCCGGGCTACCGCATCAGCGTCAAGCGCGACGGCGCGGCCTCGCAGCACCTGCACGGCCATGTGAAAGTGGGCGACATCGTCCAGGCCCGCGCCCCGGCCGGCGCCTTCACCCTGGAACCCGCCGCCGGGCGCCCGGCGGTGCTGCTGGCAGCCGGAATCGGCGTGACGCCCATGCTGGCCATGCTGCGCCACATTGTTTATGAAGGCCGGCGCAAGCAGCGCGTGCGGCCCACCTGGCTGTTCCATGCGGCGCGCACCCTGCACGAGCGCGCCTTTTCCGAGGAAATCGCGTCGCTGCAGGCGCAAGGCGGCGGCGCGATCCGCGTCGTGCGTCTGCTCAGCAACCCGGCCGGCGCACAGGCCGGCGGCGATTACGACGAAGCCGGCCGCATCGACATCGACGTGCTGCGCAGGCACCTGCCGCTGGACGACTACGACTTCTACCTGTGCGGGCCGGCCCCCTTCATGCAATCGCTGTACGACGCGCTGCGCGCGCTCAACATACCTGACGGCCGGATTCACGCGGAGGCATTCGGCAGATCGTCGCTGGTACGGCAGGACCAGCCCGGCGCGCAGCCGCAAGCCCCGTCCCCGCAGCCTGCGGCCGAGCCGGCGCCGGTATTTTTCCGGCGATCCGCCCGGCAGGCGCAATGGAACCCGGGCGACGGCTCGCTGCTGGAGCTGGCCGAACAGCACGGGCTGTCGCCCGAGTTCGGCTGCCGCAACGGCAGCTGCGGCACCTGCCGCACGCGTATCGTGCAAGGCGCGGTGGCTTATCCCAGGCGTCCGGAATGCACGGTGCCGGAAGGCCATGCCCTGATCTGTTGCGCGGCCCCGGCGGCCGATGGTCCGCCCTTGCAGCTGGACCTGTGA
- a CDS encoding LysE family translocator has protein sequence MTLATLLLFALASGITIATPGPTVLLAMSNGSRHGVRAAGWGMAGAVMADMILVAVVASGLGVLLAASEVAFQALKWAGAAYLAYLGWRLLRTDAAMPLPRGEAAAPGVRALFLRSFVVAITNPKALLFMSAFLPQFIAPRAPLLPQYLALAAVLAVLNLAAMLAYALLGARMMQALNRGGLRWLNRLCGGALIGMAATLALYRRGGP, from the coding sequence ATGACGCTCGCCACCCTGCTGCTGTTCGCCCTGGCCTCGGGCATTACCATCGCCACGCCGGGTCCCACCGTGCTGCTGGCCATGAGCAACGGTTCGCGCCATGGCGTGCGCGCAGCCGGCTGGGGCATGGCGGGCGCGGTCATGGCCGACATGATCCTGGTGGCCGTGGTGGCCTCGGGGCTGGGCGTGCTGCTGGCCGCCTCGGAAGTGGCCTTCCAGGCGCTGAAGTGGGCCGGCGCCGCCTACCTGGCCTACCTGGGCTGGCGCCTGCTGCGCACCGACGCGGCCATGCCCCTGCCGCGCGGCGAGGCCGCCGCGCCGGGCGTGCGCGCCCTGTTCCTGCGCAGCTTCGTGGTGGCCATCACCAATCCCAAGGCGCTGCTGTTCATGTCGGCCTTCCTGCCGCAGTTCATCGCGCCGCGCGCGCCCCTGCTGCCGCAATACCTGGCGCTGGCCGCCGTGCTGGCGGTGCTGAACCTGGCCGCCATGCTGGCCTACGCGCTGCTGGGCGCCCGCATGATGCAGGCGCTGAACCGCGGCGGCCTGCGCTGGCTGAACCGCCTGTGCGGCGGCGCGCTGATCGGCATGGCCGCCACCCTGGCGCTGTACCGGCGCGGCGGGCCCTAG
- the rsmB gene encoding 16S rRNA (cytosine(967)-C(5))-methyltransferase RsmB gives MPPPSVPPGPAAAPSSRPALSAVLLAAAGALRAVGDGRSLTDALAGVPPALRPAAQAVSFHAMRQLGWAAAIGRGLVLRSPGPLFDALLQASLSLLRAPQGQDAPAVPGMPVYAPHTVVNQAVTAAAGQRGLAAYKGLLNASLRRFLRERAELEAAVAGQPEVRWNHPAWWVDQLSAAYPDQWQAILAAANVPAPLTLRVNTRRASREQARQAFQAAGIAAEPVGAAGLVLAEARPVAQLPGFTEGWWSVQDAAAQLAAPLLAPRDGQRVLDACAAPGGKTAHLLELADLDLLALDADAGRLQRVEQNLDRLGLRSDRVALAAADAADLDAWWDGRPFDAVLADVPCTASGIVRRHPDIRWLRRAPDVARTAALQARIADALWRTVAPGGRLLYVTCSVFPAEGARQAEAFARRHPDAQRLDAPGQLLPVAIGATPQAQHDGFFYALFAKQS, from the coding sequence ATGCCCCCGCCTTCTGTTCCCCCGGGCCCTGCCGCCGCCCCTTCGTCCCGGCCGGCGCTGTCGGCCGTGCTGCTGGCCGCCGCCGGCGCGCTGCGCGCCGTGGGCGACGGCCGTTCGCTGACCGACGCCCTGGCCGGTGTGCCGCCGGCGCTGCGCCCCGCGGCGCAGGCGGTGTCGTTCCATGCCATGCGCCAGCTGGGCTGGGCCGCCGCCATCGGGCGCGGCCTGGTGCTGCGCTCGCCCGGGCCGCTGTTCGACGCGCTGCTGCAGGCGTCGCTGTCGCTGCTGCGCGCGCCGCAGGGCCAGGACGCGCCCGCCGTGCCCGGCATGCCGGTCTATGCGCCGCACACCGTGGTCAACCAGGCGGTGACGGCCGCCGCCGGCCAGCGCGGCCTGGCCGCCTACAAGGGCCTGCTCAACGCCAGCCTGCGCCGTTTCCTGCGCGAGCGCGCCGAACTCGAGGCGGCCGTGGCCGGCCAGCCCGAAGTGCGCTGGAACCATCCCGCCTGGTGGGTCGATCAGCTCAGCGCCGCGTATCCCGACCAATGGCAGGCCATTTTGGCCGCCGCCAACGTGCCGGCGCCCCTGACCCTGCGCGTCAACACCCGGCGCGCCAGCCGCGAGCAGGCGCGCCAGGCTTTCCAGGCGGCCGGCATCGCCGCCGAGCCGGTGGGCGCGGCCGGCCTGGTGCTGGCCGAGGCCCGTCCGGTGGCGCAGCTGCCCGGTTTTACCGAGGGCTGGTGGTCGGTGCAGGACGCCGCCGCGCAGCTGGCGGCGCCGCTGCTGGCGCCGCGCGACGGGCAGCGCGTGCTGGACGCCTGCGCCGCGCCGGGCGGCAAGACCGCCCACCTGCTCGAACTGGCTGACCTGGACCTGCTGGCGCTGGACGCCGATGCCGGGCGCCTGCAGCGCGTGGAACAGAACCTCGACCGCCTGGGGCTGCGCTCGGATCGCGTGGCCCTGGCCGCCGCCGATGCCGCCGACCTGGACGCCTGGTGGGACGGCCGGCCATTCGATGCGGTGCTGGCCGACGTGCCCTGCACGGCGTCGGGCATCGTGCGCCGCCACCCGGACATCCGCTGGCTGCGTCGCGCGCCCGATGTGGCCCGCACGGCCGCGCTGCAGGCCCGCATCGCCGATGCGCTGTGGCGCACCGTGGCGCCGGGCGGGCGGCTGCTGTATGTCACCTGCTCGGTATTCCCGGCCGAAGGGGCGCGGCAGGCCGAGGCTTTCGCGCGGCGCCATCCCGACGCCCAGCGCCTGGATGCGCCCGGCCAGCTGCTGCCTGTTGCCATCGGCGCAACACCGCAGGCCCAGCACGACGGCTTTTTCTATGCGTTGTTTGCCAAGCAGTCATGA
- a CDS encoding glutathione S-transferase family protein, giving the protein MKLYHHPLSGHSHRARLFLSLIGQPVELVEVDLSRRAHKQPDFLKLNAFGQVPVLVDGDIVVADSNAILVYLSKKFGKTDWLPETPAQAAAVQRWLSVAAGDIAFGPAAARLVTVFAAPLDAEAAIARAHVVLKRMDDALAASPWIAGRQPTIADVALYSYTARAPEGFVDLQDYARVRQWLARVEALPGFVEFQRTPVGLAA; this is encoded by the coding sequence ATGAAGCTCTACCATCACCCGCTCTCGGGCCATTCGCACCGCGCCCGCCTGTTCCTGTCGCTGATCGGCCAGCCCGTCGAGCTGGTCGAGGTGGACCTGTCCAGGCGCGCCCACAAACAGCCCGACTTCCTGAAGCTCAATGCCTTCGGCCAGGTGCCGGTGCTGGTGGATGGCGATATCGTCGTGGCCGACTCGAACGCCATCCTGGTGTACCTGAGCAAGAAATTCGGCAAGACCGACTGGCTGCCCGAAACCCCCGCGCAGGCCGCGGCCGTGCAGCGCTGGCTTTCGGTGGCGGCCGGGGACATCGCGTTCGGGCCGGCCGCGGCGCGGCTGGTGACCGTGTTCGCCGCGCCCCTGGATGCCGAGGCGGCCATCGCCCGCGCCCATGTGGTGCTCAAGCGCATGGACGATGCGCTGGCCGCCAGCCCGTGGATCGCCGGCCGCCAGCCCACCATTGCCGACGTGGCGCTGTACAGCTACACGGCGCGCGCGCCGGAAGGTTTCGTCGACTTGCAGGACTACGCCCGCGTGCGGCAATGGCTGGCTCGCGTAGAGGCCCTGCCCGGGTTCGTGGAATTCCAGCGCACCCCGGTCGGCCTGGCGGCCTGA
- a CDS encoding LysR substrate-binding domain-containing protein yields MDRLHAMKTFVAVVESGGFTAAARKLDVSLSVVSRVVTELEAHLGVRLLTRTTRVVRPTDTGTAYFENCKRILGEIEEADLAAAGTHAAPRGSLVVTAPVLFGARHVTPIVVEYLQRYPEVDVHCVLVDRNINFIDEGVDVGIRIGELPSSSLQAILVGRVRRVVCAAPAYLQRHGTPRTPDDLQRHTLIQTTGVNTLAEWRFMEQGEPRPLRIAPRLATSTNDSAISAAVAGLGLARVLSYQVAGELWDGRLRVVLAEYEPPPLPIHVIHREGRHAMQKVRAFLDLAIDRLRADKSLN; encoded by the coding sequence GTGGATCGGCTGCACGCCATGAAGACCTTCGTCGCCGTGGTCGAGAGCGGCGGCTTTACGGCCGCGGCGCGCAAGCTCGACGTTTCGCTGTCGGTGGTCAGTCGCGTCGTCACCGAGCTCGAGGCCCATCTGGGCGTGCGCCTGCTGACGCGCACAACGCGGGTGGTGCGGCCCACCGACACGGGCACCGCCTATTTCGAGAACTGCAAGCGCATCCTGGGCGAAATCGAAGAGGCCGACCTGGCGGCCGCCGGCACGCATGCCGCGCCGCGCGGCAGCCTGGTGGTCACCGCGCCCGTGCTGTTCGGCGCGCGCCACGTCACGCCGATCGTGGTGGAGTACCTGCAGCGCTATCCCGAAGTCGACGTCCACTGTGTGCTGGTCGACCGCAATATCAATTTCATCGACGAAGGGGTGGATGTGGGCATCCGGATCGGCGAACTGCCCAGCTCTTCGCTGCAGGCCATTCTGGTGGGCCGGGTGCGGCGCGTCGTGTGCGCCGCGCCCGCCTATTTGCAGCGGCACGGCACCCCCCGCACCCCCGACGACCTGCAGCGGCACACCCTGATCCAGACCACCGGCGTCAACACGCTGGCGGAATGGCGCTTCATGGAACAGGGCGAGCCCAGGCCGCTGCGCATCGCACCGCGGCTTGCCACCTCGACCAACGACTCGGCCATTTCCGCCGCCGTCGCCGGGCTGGGTCTGGCGCGCGTACTGTCTTACCAGGTGGCGGGCGAGCTGTGGGACGGCAGGCTGCGCGTGGTGCTGGCCGAGTACGAGCCGCCGCCGCTGCCGATCCACGTCATCCACCGCGAAGGCCGCCACGCCATGCAGAAAGTGCGCGCCTTCCTGGACCTGGCGATCGACCGCCTGCGCGCCGACAAATCACTCAACTGA
- a CDS encoding abortive infection family protein codes for MVTTRTAPLTDTIIVALSQVVDDAQSERRDPSHSDLESLIRRHGLVQGDPNSNGQVVGKAKRVRAVLNWAIEHASEAGGAFVISFVSLVRGHGGFRDGSPNYVGRHAIDNCISAFDSEGFVLGADGDLRPKVLDALSGSALTAALRAYVRRAKRGVEDAALEIGTGKDLVEAIAAHVVQQKFGAYPGHANFPTLLGQAFVALGLATPHDTAQPGEPPQRRIERAMYELACGVNLLRNKQGTGHGRPWVPTASNADARAAIEAMGLVGEFLLARL; via the coding sequence ATGGTGACTACTCGTACCGCCCCATTGACGGACACCATCATCGTAGCGCTATCGCAGGTCGTCGACGATGCCCAATCGGAACGGCGCGATCCAAGCCATTCCGACCTAGAGAGCCTGATTCGGCGACACGGGCTAGTTCAAGGAGATCCCAACAGTAATGGCCAAGTGGTCGGAAAAGCGAAAAGAGTCCGGGCAGTTCTGAATTGGGCCATTGAACATGCTTCGGAAGCGGGTGGCGCCTTTGTCATCTCATTCGTTTCGCTTGTCAGAGGCCATGGTGGTTTCCGGGACGGCTCGCCGAATTACGTCGGAAGACATGCAATCGATAACTGCATTTCCGCCTTCGACTCCGAGGGATTCGTCCTAGGAGCCGATGGGGATCTACGCCCCAAGGTACTAGACGCTCTATCCGGCTCAGCGCTTACCGCGGCGTTGAGAGCTTATGTTCGGCGTGCCAAGAGGGGCGTCGAGGACGCTGCTCTGGAGATCGGCACGGGAAAGGATCTTGTGGAAGCGATAGCTGCCCACGTTGTGCAGCAGAAATTCGGTGCCTATCCGGGGCATGCGAACTTTCCCACGCTTCTGGGGCAGGCATTCGTTGCTCTAGGCTTAGCGACGCCCCACGACACAGCGCAGCCCGGAGAACCGCCTCAGCGGAGGATTGAGCGCGCAATGTATGAACTCGCCTGTGGCGTTAATCTGCTGCGCAACAAGCAAGGGACTGGCCACGGACGTCCGTGGGTGCCTACAGCGTCTAACGCCGATGCTCGTGCCGCCATCGAAGCTATGGGGCTCGTCGGCGAATTCCTTTTGGCGCGCCTTTAG
- a CDS encoding ParA family protein, with the protein MSAKVVSLINMKGGVGKTTLAVGLAWELAKEYDVLLVDIDPQFNATQWVIETQTYLDWVKTSHTVLNIFVPDGHGVQGLAVPNTAPPPKVTAKTTIVTVEGNGCSLDIVPSILDLIRLDAAPRGTENRLRVFLEKVKDKYDYVLIDCPPTASLFSYSAFLASDAYLVPVKPDPLSVLGLPLLERAMTEYEERSGHNLPRLGLVLTQVRGTDSMTATSNQLKVNYLGEVFDEHIPLTTGVAEAVEDNSPLQEFAKTKYKLKDHLAGLASEFVKRAEEL; encoded by the coding sequence ATGTCTGCAAAAGTAGTGTCATTGATCAATATGAAAGGCGGAGTGGGCAAGACTACCTTGGCTGTGGGCTTGGCTTGGGAGCTTGCCAAAGAGTACGATGTTCTGCTCGTTGACATCGACCCTCAGTTCAATGCCACTCAATGGGTTATCGAAACACAGACGTATCTTGACTGGGTGAAGACCAGTCATACTGTCTTGAACATCTTCGTCCCCGACGGGCATGGCGTGCAGGGTCTCGCTGTACCGAACACCGCACCTCCTCCCAAAGTAACTGCCAAGACCACGATAGTCACTGTAGAAGGGAACGGCTGCTCACTAGACATCGTGCCGTCAATTCTGGACCTGATCCGATTAGACGCTGCGCCTCGAGGCACGGAAAACCGCCTCCGCGTGTTCCTGGAAAAGGTCAAGGATAAGTACGACTACGTTCTGATCGACTGCCCCCCGACTGCGTCCCTATTTAGTTATAGCGCCTTCTTGGCTTCTGACGCATATCTGGTTCCGGTGAAACCTGATCCGTTGTCTGTACTCGGTCTTCCCTTGCTCGAGCGCGCAATGACTGAGTACGAGGAGAGATCTGGTCATAACCTTCCGCGATTGGGACTGGTACTCACGCAGGTCCGCGGGACGGATTCTATGACTGCGACTTCGAACCAACTAAAAGTAAATTACTTGGGTGAAGTTTTCGACGAACACATTCCGCTGACAACAGGCGTAGCTGAGGCAGTGGAAGACAATTCGCCACTGCAGGAATTTGCGAAAACCAAGTACAAGCTCAAGGACCATTTGGCCGGTTTGGCATCTGAGTTCGTTAAACGGGCGGAGGAATTATGA
- a CDS encoding NERD domain-containing protein/DEAD/DEAH box helicase: MARFFPTLDHTEFCSQGEFTLFQELAALDDGFTVIHSLPWLRGRTKRVYSQELQKYLQVSLEKKHLSGEVDFVILHAELGMLCIETKSGLYKPSGVRFIHERTGYEIDPLTQVKDNTFVLTEILQSRQLKCPVGYAVHFPDFDLESPQIASAYVPLGRPLPDGILILQKHRRNIPLRIVQLMAHWKTALNYGNQTNFSREIDQFLDAVWPREAREGHLGRKIVADGELWLRLDDKQANQVALCLDCDRRLIAGFSGSGKTLIARALAEQFTSQGLNVLFLLKNRQITQKVAAQLNHLGQAVTVQTFHSYCESLGIRNRDSSSGETNYDEHHLALCGKVDRQYAVLIIDEAQALNEADHLALHDHFANARKFVFADELQVLPGIEKGSSYRFLEDTYGEQFFYLATVYRNPGGITQAMVEMRPPRHEVSCPRPIAKEDLSRGISWDVSKRIQALAAELSRAGVMRQDMIVLSQFSSTLMGIDVSQSTISAYRGMEKPVVIVVAGIDMDDTTLACALGRATTRAYIIVPIELITCLSRVRSDFLRKGLETINLASLLEQDERDPEPRIITNKVKKYAGLVGRHKILGEGFSYASRWRRWVYEGGATWSNRGVQLWGWWLSLTTCLPISGIDPERNEPTGCYLSPCPECLTVTPHVANRTCMTCLASPLDEARTSEIVLQAAELGTVRSGIGGQSLIKVAALVGDFQFPRPNDVVHGKTEMPVLFLATTIVEFRMRQGATVATKSQMEQWLREMLVAGDLDDSIESLAGRTISSLCAQKLLLRIGTGQYRLTDLQ, translated from the coding sequence ATGGCCAGGTTCTTTCCAACGCTCGATCACACGGAATTTTGCAGCCAAGGCGAATTCACCCTCTTTCAGGAACTGGCGGCACTCGACGATGGGTTCACCGTCATTCACTCGCTTCCTTGGCTGCGAGGCAGGACCAAGCGGGTGTACTCGCAGGAGTTGCAGAAGTACCTGCAGGTGTCCTTGGAAAAGAAACATCTGTCCGGAGAGGTAGACTTCGTAATTCTGCATGCGGAGTTGGGCATGCTTTGCATCGAGACGAAATCGGGTCTTTACAAGCCTTCGGGTGTTCGATTCATTCACGAACGTACCGGATACGAAATCGATCCCTTGACTCAGGTCAAGGACAACACTTTCGTCCTCACCGAGATTCTGCAGTCGCGTCAATTGAAGTGCCCGGTCGGCTATGCAGTGCACTTTCCGGACTTCGATCTCGAGAGCCCGCAGATCGCCAGCGCGTACGTGCCGCTCGGCCGGCCGCTCCCCGACGGAATCCTGATCCTACAGAAGCATCGTCGGAACATACCTTTGCGCATCGTACAACTGATGGCGCACTGGAAAACTGCACTGAACTACGGTAACCAGACCAACTTCAGTCGCGAAATCGATCAATTCCTCGACGCTGTCTGGCCGCGGGAAGCGCGGGAGGGGCATCTCGGACGCAAGATCGTCGCGGACGGCGAGTTGTGGCTTCGATTAGACGACAAACAAGCGAATCAAGTGGCCTTGTGCCTCGACTGCGATCGGAGGCTGATCGCAGGTTTCTCGGGCAGTGGCAAGACGCTTATTGCGCGTGCCCTTGCCGAGCAGTTCACGTCTCAGGGCCTCAACGTACTCTTCCTTCTGAAGAATCGTCAGATCACGCAGAAGGTGGCCGCCCAATTGAATCATCTCGGCCAAGCGGTCACAGTTCAAACATTCCATTCCTACTGTGAGTCCCTGGGCATACGGAACAGGGACAGCAGCTCTGGCGAGACCAACTATGACGAGCATCATCTGGCCCTTTGTGGGAAGGTAGATCGCCAGTACGCGGTACTGATCATCGATGAAGCTCAGGCGCTCAACGAGGCCGATCACTTGGCGCTGCACGACCATTTCGCCAATGCACGCAAGTTCGTCTTTGCTGATGAGCTCCAGGTGCTTCCCGGCATCGAGAAGGGCAGCTCCTATCGATTCCTAGAGGACACCTACGGAGAGCAATTCTTCTATCTAGCGACAGTCTATAGAAATCCCGGAGGCATTACTCAGGCGATGGTGGAGATGCGACCGCCACGGCATGAGGTGAGCTGCCCTCGCCCGATCGCCAAAGAGGACTTATCCAGAGGCATTAGCTGGGATGTTTCCAAGAGGATCCAGGCTTTGGCGGCGGAGCTCTCGCGGGCCGGTGTCATGAGGCAGGACATGATCGTGCTGAGTCAGTTCTCCTCGACGCTTATGGGGATTGATGTCTCGCAATCCACAATCTCGGCGTATCGGGGCATGGAGAAGCCCGTCGTCATCGTCGTCGCGGGTATCGACATGGATGACACCACATTGGCTTGCGCTCTCGGGCGGGCAACCACGCGCGCTTACATTATCGTGCCTATCGAACTGATCACCTGCCTGAGCCGCGTGAGGTCGGATTTCCTGCGCAAGGGCTTGGAGACGATCAATCTCGCATCGTTGCTCGAACAGGATGAACGGGATCCGGAACCGCGAATCATCACCAACAAGGTGAAGAAATACGCAGGCTTAGTCGGAAGACACAAGATACTCGGTGAAGGATTCTCCTATGCAAGTCGATGGAGGCGATGGGTCTATGAAGGTGGAGCTACATGGAGCAACCGTGGAGTTCAGCTCTGGGGCTGGTGGCTCTCACTAACGACCTGCCTTCCCATCTCCGGGATCGACCCTGAGCGTAACGAGCCGACTGGGTGCTATCTCAGCCCCTGCCCCGAGTGCCTCACCGTGACTCCGCATGTCGCGAATCGCACATGTATGACTTGCCTGGCCTCGCCATTGGACGAAGCTAGAACCTCTGAGATCGTCCTACAGGCGGCCGAATTGGGCACTGTGCGATCGGGGATTGGGGGGCAATCTCTAATTAAAGTGGCGGCATTGGTCGGCGATTTCCAATTTCCTCGTCCTAATGACGTTGTGCACGGGAAGACTGAAATGCCTGTCCTGTTCCTGGCCACGACAATTGTCGAGTTTCGGATGCGCCAAGGGGCGACAGTTGCCACCAAATCCCAGATGGAGCAGTGGCTGCGAGAGATGTTGGTGGCCGGCGATTTAGATGATTCGATCGAGAGCCTTGCGGGCCGAACAATAAGTAGTCTCTGCGCTCAAAAACTATTACTCCGAATTGGCACCGGCCAATACCGACTAACGGACCTTCAATAG